One genomic segment of Paenibacillus durus includes these proteins:
- the glgA gene encoding glycogen synthase GlgA codes for MKVLFAAAEGHPFIKTGGLADVIGALPKALKEAGVDVRVILPKYRGIPEKYRLQMEPVKVIEVPVGWRNQYCGIERLDHEGVPVYFIDNEYYFGRDGIYGYLDDAERFSFYNRAVLEVLPAIDFQPDVLHCHDWHAAVIPMLLEGHYRNNPFYSNIRTVFTIHNLLYQGVFPFEVLGDLLGLDGSFFLGVEYYGNVNFLKGGIVFSDHVTTVSPTYSQEIRTPHFGYGLDGLLNDRADHLSGIVNGIDTKAYNPATDSKIFTKYRNNLNKKTENKIGLQQELGLPVAPHIPLVGMVTRLVDSKGLDLVTRVLDEMLYFDTVQFVVLGTGDEAYERWFREAAWRYPTKLSAQIRFSDELSRKIYAGSDLFLMPSKFEPCGISQLLALRYGSVPVVRETGGLNDTVHSYNEETGEGNGFTFRDYNAHDMMNTLRRGISFYNKPEHWKRVTRNAFTGDYSWDVSAQEYIDIYKKITGQG; via the coding sequence ATGAAAGTGCTGTTTGCCGCTGCGGAAGGCCACCCGTTTATCAAAACGGGAGGCCTTGCCGACGTAATTGGTGCGCTGCCGAAGGCGCTGAAAGAAGCCGGAGTGGACGTAAGAGTCATTTTGCCGAAGTACCGCGGGATTCCGGAGAAATACCGCTTACAAATGGAGCCTGTCAAGGTAATCGAGGTGCCTGTAGGCTGGCGGAATCAATACTGCGGAATCGAGCGGCTGGATCATGAAGGGGTGCCAGTCTATTTTATAGACAATGAATACTACTTTGGCCGTGACGGCATATACGGATATCTGGATGACGCGGAACGGTTTTCTTTTTACAACAGAGCCGTTTTAGAGGTGCTCCCGGCGATTGACTTCCAGCCCGATGTGCTGCACTGCCATGATTGGCACGCCGCCGTCATTCCCATGCTTCTGGAGGGGCATTACCGCAACAATCCGTTCTACAGCAACATCCGTACCGTATTCACCATACATAATCTGCTGTATCAGGGAGTGTTTCCATTTGAGGTTCTGGGCGATTTGCTCGGCCTGGACGGCAGCTTTTTTCTCGGGGTGGAATACTACGGCAATGTTAATTTCCTTAAAGGCGGCATCGTGTTCAGCGATCATGTGACTACGGTCAGTCCGACCTATTCGCAGGAAATCAGAACGCCACACTTTGGTTACGGTCTGGACGGCCTGTTGAATGACCGGGCCGATCATTTAAGCGGTATTGTCAATGGTATTGACACGAAGGCCTATAATCCGGCGACTGATTCCAAAATCTTTACGAAATACCGGAATAATCTGAACAAGAAGACCGAGAACAAAATCGGTTTACAGCAGGAACTGGGTCTCCCGGTAGCACCGCATATCCCGCTTGTAGGCATGGTCACTCGCTTAGTCGATTCGAAGGGACTTGACCTCGTGACCCGGGTGTTGGATGAAATGCTGTATTTCGACACCGTCCAGTTTGTCGTCCTTGGTACCGGGGATGAAGCATACGAGCGCTGGTTCCGCGAAGCCGCATGGCGTTATCCGACCAAGCTGTCTGCGCAGATCCGGTTCAGCGATGAGCTGTCGCGTAAAATCTATGCCGGAAGCGATTTGTTCCTGATGCCGTCGAAGTTCGAACCGTGCGGAATCAGCCAACTGCTCGCTCTGCGGTATGGCAGCGTTCCGGTTGTCAGGGAAACGGGGGGGCTGAATGATACCGTTCACTCCTATAACGAGGAAACGGGGGAAGGGAACGGATTCACCTTCCGAGATTATAACGCTCATGACATGATGAACACCCTTCGCCGG